In Pleurocapsa sp. PCC 7319, the following are encoded in one genomic region:
- a CDS encoding ATP-grasp domain-containing protein: MKEVNILFTSSGRRVELIKSFKQSLHNLNLKGKIIIADCNHYISTAVIADCYETVPRVNDSNYISRLKEICQKHKIKLLIPLIDNELLKLSLHRQSFAKLGVKILVSAPETNEICFDKQKTATFFQQVGVRTPAVLDSETILANPQYQYPVLIKPANGSSSVGVTIINNAKELAFFKDYIPNAIVQELLTGQEYTLDVLIDFTGQVRCIVPRLRIATRAGEISKGITVKNRDIIAAGKRIAEALPGAIGCLNIQCFQLPNNEIIFIEINPRFGGGIPLSIKAGANYPQWILKMLLKQDLSVAIDDWQEGVMMLRHDESFFIQSKLIDINREKLAEIS; the protein is encoded by the coding sequence ATGAAAGAAGTTAATATTTTATTTACCAGCTCAGGAAGAAGAGTTGAGTTAATCAAATCTTTTAAGCAATCACTGCATAATCTAAATCTTAAAGGCAAAATTATTATTGCTGATTGCAATCATTATATTTCTACTGCTGTGATTGCAGACTGTTATGAAACAGTACCCCGCGTCAATGACAGCAACTACATTAGTCGCCTCAAAGAAATCTGCCAGAAACACAAGATCAAATTATTAATACCTTTAATTGATAATGAACTATTAAAATTATCTCTTCATCGTCAAAGTTTTGCTAAATTGGGAGTGAAGATTCTGGTTTCTGCACCAGAAACCAATGAAATTTGTTTTGATAAACAAAAAACTGCTACTTTTTTCCAACAGGTTGGGGTAAGAACACCAGCAGTTCTTGATTCAGAAACAATTTTAGCTAATCCTCAATATCAGTATCCTGTTTTAATCAAACCAGCTAATGGCAGTTCTAGTGTGGGAGTAACGATTATTAATAATGCCAAAGAATTAGCATTTTTTAAAGACTATATTCCCAATGCGATCGTCCAAGAATTACTTACAGGTCAGGAGTATACTCTGGATGTTTTAATCGATTTTACAGGTCAAGTTAGATGTATTGTTCCCCGTCTGAGGATAGCAACTAGAGCGGGGGAAATTAGTAAGGGAATTACAGTCAAAAACCGAGATATTATAGCAGCAGGGAAACGAATTGCTGAGGCTTTACCTGGTGCGATCGGCTGTCTGAATATTCAATGTTTTCAACTACCTAATAATGAGATTATTTTTATTGAAATCAACCCTCGTTTTGGTGGCGGTATTCCTCTTTCAATAAAAGCTGGTGCTAATTATCCTCAATGGATTTTAAAAATGCTTCTCAAGCAAGATTTATCCGTAGCCATTGATGACTGGCAAGAGGGAGTAATGATGCTACGCCACGATGAATCTTTTTTTATTCAATCAAAACTAATTGATATAAATAGAGAGAAGTTAGCTGAAATTAGTTGA
- a CDS encoding glycosyltransferase family A protein: MLVFIIPLKSQQVSKSWSRLSKLFERCLKSVCNQTAPDFKVIVVCHEKPELEVDLPQVTYIQVDFPAPNLDNASFGEVRGIGDTDKAKKILVGLSYAAKFQPSHIMVVDADDCVNKYLVELANNHPQCDGWYLKKGYVHEEGSKLIYLNTKNFNQSCGTSIIIKFSLSHLLFPVEDYYNHHNHLLKDGIVLKELPFIGAIYNIKNGENQFMTVTKTKQLKKRENRLLFLIRKVMKYRPILITNGIRREFGLYSIN, encoded by the coding sequence ATGCTTGTTTTTATTATTCCACTAAAGAGTCAGCAAGTTTCTAAATCTTGGAGTCGGTTATCAAAATTATTTGAAAGATGTCTTAAATCGGTATGCAATCAAACTGCTCCTGATTTTAAAGTAATTGTAGTTTGTCACGAAAAACCAGAGCTTGAGGTCGATCTTCCACAAGTCACCTATATTCAGGTTGATTTTCCCGCTCCTAACTTGGATAATGCCTCTTTTGGAGAAGTTAGAGGTATTGGAGATACAGATAAAGCAAAAAAAATTTTAGTTGGACTGAGCTATGCTGCAAAATTCCAGCCGTCTCATATTATGGTAGTTGATGCGGATGATTGTGTTAATAAGTATTTGGTAGAACTAGCAAATAATCATCCTCAATGTGATGGATGGTATTTAAAAAAAGGTTATGTTCATGAAGAAGGGAGTAAATTGATATATTTAAATACTAAAAACTTCAATCAATCCTGTGGAACATCAATAATAATTAAATTCAGTTTATCTCATCTACTATTTCCTGTTGAAGATTATTACAACCATCACAATCATTTATTAAAGGATGGAATTGTACTGAAAGAGTTACCATTTATTGGAGCAATTTACAATATAAAAAATGGTGAAAATCAGTTTATGACTGTCACCAAAACTAAACAGCTTAAGAAGCGAGAAAACCGCCTCCTGTTTTTAATTAGAAAAGTCATGAAATATCGACCTATATTAATAACGAATGGTATTCGTCGTGAATTTGGATTGTATAGTATCAACTAA